A DNA window from Oryzias latipes chromosome 5, ASM223467v1 contains the following coding sequences:
- the crbn gene encoding protein cereblon: MADERGGGDNRNDNMGNQLQLLPDNNGEEEEDDMETEDRDSDEADKPSAITFDPSLPTSHAYLGSDMEEFHGRTVHDDDSCQTIPVLPHTAVMLVPGQTLPLQLFRPQEVSMMRSIIQRDRTFAVLAHSEAGEPEPEFGTTAEIYAYREEQEYGIETVKVKAVGRQRFKVHEIRTQADGIRQAKVQILPERILPDPLSAVQLSPLSRLHMHASSKPPSQSCKQTQCWWKSYRQRKFYCASLTPWPPWVYALYDSESLMRRVKKQLHEWDENLKDDSLPSNAIDFSYRVAACLPIDDALRLQLLQIGSAIQRLRCELDIMDRCTLLCCKQCQDTEITTKKEIFSLSLYGPMAAYVNPHGYVHETLTVYKANNLNLVGRPSTLHSWFPGYAWTIAQCRTCGSHMGWKFTATKKDLSPPRFWGLTRSAMLPRIPPGEGEEGRAGSRLFCL; the protein is encoded by the exons ATGGCTGACGAGAGGGGCGGAGGAGACAACAGAAACGACAACATGGGAAACCAGCTACAGCTTCTACCAG ATAACAATGGcgaggaggaagaagatgatATGGAGACCGAGGACCGAGACAGTGACGAGGCAGACAAGCCCAGCGCCATCACCTTTGACCCCAGCCTTCCCACGTCCCATGCT TACCTGGGCTCAGACATGGAGGAGTTTCACGGGCGCACAGTCCATGATGACGACAGCTGCCAGACCATCCCTGTGCTTCCACACACGGCTGTGATGCTGGTCCCTGGCCAGACTCTGCCGCTGCAGCTGTTCAGACCGCAGGAGGTCAGCATGATGCGGAGCATCATCCAGAGAGACCGCACCTTTGCTGTGCTCGCACACAG TGAAGCAGGTGAACCGGAGCCAGAGTTCGGAACGACGGCTGAAATCTATGCGTATCGCGAGGAGCAGGAGTACGGCATCGAGACGGTCAAAGTGAAGGCTGTGGGGAGGCAAAGGTTTAAAGTCCACGAAATAAGAACTCAAGCAGATGG CATCCGACAGGCCAAAGTGCAGATCCTCCCAGAGCGAATCCTTCCAGACCCCCTCTCCGCCGTGCAGCTCAGCCCCCTGTCCCGGCTCCACATGCACGCCTCCTCTAAACCCCCGTCTCAAAGCTGCAAGCAGACGCAGTGCTGGTGGAAGTCCTATCGACAG AGGAAGTTCTACTGTGCCAGCCTGACACCGTGGCCTCCCTGGGTCTACGCCCTCTACGACTCT GAATCCCTCATGAGGAGAGTGAAGAAGCAGCTGCATGAGTGGGATGAGAACCTGAAGGATGACTCCCTCCCCTCCAATGCAATAG ACTTTTCCTACCGGGTCGCCGCCTGTCTGCCGATAGACGACGCTCTGcggctgcagctgcttcagatCGGCAGCGCCATCCAGAGACTTCGCTGTGAGCTGGACATCATGGACCGG tGTACGTTGCTGTGCTGTAAGCAGTGTCAGGACACAGAAATCACCACCAAAAAGGAGATCTTCAG CTTGTCTCTTTACGGCCCCATGGCTGCGTATGTCAACCCGCACGGTTACGTCCACGAAACGCTGACGGTCTACAAAGCCAACAACCTTAACCTGGTTGGCCGGCCATCTACTTTGCACAGCTGGTTTCCAGG GTACGCCTGGACCATTGCTCAGTGCCGGACGTGTGGCTCCCACATGGGCTGGAAGTTCACCGCCACCAAAAAGGACTTGTCTCCTCCCCGATTCTGGGGTCTGACCCGTTCAGCTATGCTTCCTCGCATCCCGCcgggggagggagaggagggcaGGGCAGGCTCCCGTCTCTTCTGCCTGTGA
- the pa2g4 gene encoding proliferation-associated protein 2G4 translates to MSDDEQEQTIAEDLVVTKYKMGGDIANQTLRLVMEAAKPGVSVISLCEKGDAYIMAETGKVFKKEKEMKKGIAFPTSISVNNCVCHFSPLKSDPDYTLKDGDLVKIDLGVHVDGFIANVAHSFVVGASKEQPATGRKADVIKAAHLCAEAALRLVKPGNQNTQVTEAWNKIAQSFKCTPIEGMLSHQLKQHIIDGEKTIIQNPTDQQRKDHEKAEFEVHEVYAVDVLISTGEGKARDSGLRTTIYKRDPSKQYGLKMKTSRTFFSEVERRFDAMPFTLRALEDEAKARLGVVECTKHELLQPFSVLHEKEGEFVAQFKFTVLLMANGPHRITNGPFDSEFYKSEHEVQDPELKTLLQSSASRKTQKKKKKKASKTAENATVQQTEDTETVD, encoded by the exons ATGTCCGACGACGAGCAGGAACAGACCATCGCCGAGGACTTGGTCGTCACCAAGTATAAGATGGGTGGTGACATCGCCAACC AGACTCTCCGTCTAGTGATGGAGGCCGCAAAACCAGGCGTGTCTGTTATCAGCCTGTGCGAGAAAGGTGACGCATACATCATGGCTGAGACTGGAAAGGTCTTCAAGAAGGAGAAGGAAATGAAGAAAG gTATTGCCTTTCCCACGAGCATCTCAGTCAATAACTGTGTTTGCCACTTCTCCCCGCTGAAGAGCGACCCCGACTACACCCTTAAAGATGGAGATCTGGTCAAAAT agaTCTTGGGGTTCACGTTGACGGCTTCATTGCCAATGTTGCTCACAGCTTTGTTGTGGGAGCCAGCAAG GAACAACCTGCCACAGGTCGGAAAGCTGATGTCATCAAAGCTGCTCACCTGTGTGCAGAAGCAGCTTTACGTCTGGTGAAGCCTGGTAACCAG AATACTCAAGTGACAgaagcctggaacaagattgCGCAGTCTTTCAAATGTACTCCTATTGAAG GAATGCTGTCTCATCAATTGAAGCAGCACATCATAGATGGAGAGAAGACCATCATTCAAAACCCAACTGACCAGCAAAG GAAGGACCATGAGAAGGCTGAATTTGAAGTGCATGAAGTTTATGCTGTGGATGTGTTAATTAGCACAGGAGAAGGAAAG GCAAGAGACTCGGGTCTCAGGACCACAATTTACAAGAGGGACCCTAGTAAACAATACGGCTTAAAGATGAAGACCTCTCGCACCTTCTTCAGTGAAGTGGAGCGGCGGTTCGATGCCATGCCCTTCACTCTGAG AGCGCTTGAGGATGAGGCTAAAGCCCGCCTTGGAGTGGTGGAGTGTACCAAGCATGAGTTGCTACAGCCCTTCAGCGTCCTTCATGAGAAAGAAG GTGAATTTGTTGCTCAGTTCAAATTCACAGTGTTGTTGATGGCAAACGGACCTCACAGAATCACTAATGGACCTTTTGACTCTGAATTCTACAAATCAGAGCATGAAGTTCAGGACCCTGAGCTAAAG ACTTTACTACAGAGCTCTGCCAGCCGCAAgacacagaagaaaaagaaaaagaag GCTTCAAAGACAGCAGAAAATGCAACTGTACAGCAAACGGAAGACACCGAAACTGTAGATTAA